The Penicillium psychrofluorescens genome assembly, chromosome: 2 nucleotide sequence TGAAACGGGAGACATCGTCGGCTACCTGGCCCTGTCTCGGAAACAGGcggaaaaagaagcagaaaaTCCGGCCGGCTCAGAAGAGGATCCTGAGTCAAATGCACCTGACGGACTCAATATGCCTGTTTTCAAGGAGATTATGAATGCCGTGTCAGAGATCACCAAGGAGTTTGAAGCGATCGACCGTTTCGGTAATGCGTACTTTCCAGAAAAATGGGGCCCTGCTAACTTTTAGTAGAGGTGACATACATGTGTGTCAAACCTAAGAGCCGCAGACATGGGATTGGATCAGAGTTGGTTAGAAAGTGTTTTGATAGGGCGAAAGCTGAGAATCTACCGCTTGTCGTCTGCGCGGAGCCCGAGGCACACCCTTTTTTCACAGCGGTTGGATTTGAAGATAGAAAGCATGTCGATATAGATCTCAGCCAGTGGGCTCCGCCATATAGCGGGTTCGGGCCGTTCAGACTGACAGGCATGATCTGGTCGCCTTGAAAACGAAGTTGCCGGCAGACGTGAATCTAGAGGCAATTTAAATCCGGCAGATTCAAAATGCACTAGTCTAGAATACTGGAATCAATGGTTGTTCTACAATTTTCTCATTCTGGGACAGATCCCCAACTAGAGCTGGAGATGACTCATTCGACCAGCAATCCATGATCAGCAAACCGACTTCACCACAACCAATGAGCGCTAAGTTTATCGCGAAAATTCTTCCTCGAGGCTTGCAAGAGCCTGTTCCGTAATGCAGAAAAATCTTCACTTTGGTCTGTCCCTTCCTTCAACCTTCATTCCAAGCGAATGGCCCGAGTTCATCGGTATCTATTCAACACTTCGCCATGGGACAAACCGACACCTCTCCAAGAAAAGCAATCGCCGAAACCCCTCAGATCCAAGAGGAGACAACCAACCCCGATATAGATCCGGCAACCCCTCTTTCAGATATAGAAGATGGAAAAGCCAACCCTCTGCGGAACGAAGCGCCGGAAATCGTCACCTTCAAAGACAACGACCCCGACAACCCGCTGAACTGGCCCAGGGCCAGAAAATGGTCTATTACACTCGTGGTCTCCCTCTCTGTGTTTCTCATGCCGCTGTCATCAGCCATTGTTGCCCCCGAACTGCAAACGATCAGAAAAGAGCTCGACATGAATAGCT carries:
- a CDS encoding uncharacterized protein (ID:PFLUO_003240-T1.cds;~source:funannotate); this translates as MLPPKHSILPISGSDLPTLAEFLHTSKLALTVNRLIFKHWPNDATQLPLYTEAVESGFSDPSMECLKVVDDETGDIVGYLALSRKQAEKEAENPAGSEEDPESNAPDGLNMPVFKEIMNAVSEITKEFEAIDRFGNAYFPEKWGPANF